CCAAATAATTTTGGATATATTCAATGCCTCGGTTGCCAATTGGTAATTTTTGATATATTTTTACTCACTAACGTTAAACTGGAAGTCAACAAAATCTGCGGCTTTGAATAAACAACGATTCATAAAAATACTAAAGGACTATCACAATATTCCCGGTGAAGACAGGAATAAGCTGCACGACCTTGCAAAAAACTACCCTTACAGCCAGGTTATTCATACCCTTGTGGCTAAGGCAAATCATGATGCAAAAACTGAAATAGCAGAGCAAACCTTACATTATGCTGCATTTTATGCAACGGACAGGCATGTGTTAAAAGAAATTATTCAGGAACAGCCCGTGCTGACTGCTGTTGCTGAAGCCGTTGAAGAAACTGCTTCTGCAGAAATGGTTGACAACCATCATATTACTGTAAGCCCGGATGTATACGACCAGGATGCCGATAAAATCAGAGATGCAGTGCTTTCGGACCTTGAAAACCTCAGAAGAAGCAAAGCTTCTTATATGCAATGGCTGGAAGATACTTCTCCTACGGAAATAAAAAAAGGGCCTGCTAAAGCGAAAAAAAAATCAAGAGGTACCGAGACAGAGAAGAAAAGTACAGCAAAAAAAAGCTCGGACACAAAAGCAAAAGAAGCTAAATCATCTGTAAAAGAGACAAAAACTTCTCCTGAAAAGAAAAAGAAGAAAACATCCAGAACCAAAAAGAAAACTACTAAAGAAAAAGCTGAAAAAGAGCCTGACGCGGTTATTCCTAAGCCATCCAAAAGAGGACCGAAACGGGTGGCTCATGATAAGCAAAAGGAAATCATAGAAAACTTTATCAGCAAAGAGCCCAGTATTACTGCCAAACCTTTAAAAACTACTGAGAATCAGCCTGATCTCTCCGAAGCCAGTACAGCCTTTAATGAAGACCTTGTCTCAGAAAATCTGGCACAGATTTTCATTAATCAGGGAAAGAAAAGTAAGGCTATTGATATTTATAAAAAATTAATTTGGAAGTTTCCGCAAAAAAAGGCTTACTTTGCGTCTCGAATTGAAGAATTGCAAAAATAATCATAAGGTCAAATAATGTTTACACTTATTTTAAGTTTAATAATTTTAACCGCTGTATTGCTGGTATTGGTAATTTTAGCTCAAAACTCAAAAGGCGGAGGGCTTTCCAGTCAGTTTGGCGGAGCAGGTGCAAGTAACATGATAGGTGTTAAAAAAACAGGTGACCTGTTAGAGAAACTAACCTGGGGTTTTGCTATTGCTATCTTTGTGCTTACTCTTTCCACAAGCTTTGTATTGAAAGAAAAACAAGGACCCACTGACGAATTCAGAGACAGAGCTCAGGAAGAAGGAGGTGCTTTACCTTCTCTTGATCTTGGAGTTGAAGGAGATGATGCCGGATCCGGTGAAAATACGGGACTTGAAGATATCTCTGGCGAATCTGATAGCGTGGAATAATTCAGATAATAATTAAGATATAAACGGTCACTCAAAAGGTGACCGTTTTTTTACGCCTTAGAGATATACCTGATCAGAAGGCGCTTGGCGACCGGTTCAAGCGTAGAGATATATGGAAATCTTACTTTAGAATAAATTAAAAATGTCGCCGGATTTGGCATATCTTTGAACCTTCTGGTCAACCCAATCTTCATACTCTCGTACGTATCTCCCATCCCGCGCCATAAACTATCAATTAAGGTAGTGTGTATCCCTCTGTATTTTTCTTCCGACGTTTCAAGAAATGTAAGCTGATACCTGTAAACTCTCGTTTGAGAGGACGGGCTATGACTTATAAAAAAATACCCCTCATCTGTATACAATGGAAGCAGACCCACCGGCGTCACTTCACAGTTACTTTCAACAAATTCATATATTTGCTTTCCTTCCGACAAAGATCCTTTAAAGAGTGGAAGTGCATAGTTAATAATATCACCGATTTCGTTCATCAGCTCATCATCCTCTACAATTTTCCTGTAAGTCAATTCCAGTTTTTCAAAATCCATCCCCGACAGTTCTTTAGGAAAATTTTTCTTTAGGGATTCATGATTGTTTTTAAAGGCAATTAAGTTATTATAATGAAAAACAAGGTCACCAAGTATAGGGTACAATTCCTGTTGCTGAAATGAATTTCTTACCTTTTTGAAATAAGCAAGTAGTACATACTTCTTGTACTCAAAATCAATAAGTCCATCTGTTAACCAGTCATTACTAAGTTTATCCATATCCTTCTTATTCTAATCCTTTACTTAACTATATAACAATTAAAGAGATATGATTTTCTTCTTCTAAATGGAGAATATACAAATAAATGCCGTCATTCGCAACATGCCTGACATTATGCCATGCTTCTCTCAGTGAAATAATGACAGGAGTCTGCCAAGTGTCTACAAAAAACTGGTGTACTTCTGCAAAAATGTCTTTTTTTTTATCTCGTTTGGCATTGGCACAAATCATGTAATAGCTCCGACATACAAAGACTTAAAAAGTTTAATTATTAAACCTATAACTAAAATGTCAAAAGTAAATATCAAACCTCTTGCAGACAGAGTTCTTGTAGAAGCTGCTGCCGCTGAAGAAAAAACAGCATCAGGTATTATTATCCCTGACACTGCCAAGGAAAAACCTCAAAAAGGAAAAGTAATTGCAGTGGGTAATGGCAAAAAAGATGAGCCTTTAACTGTTAAGGAAGGTGATGAAGTACTTTATGGCAAATATGCCGGAACTGAGATCACTGTTGATGGTAAAGAGTATCTTATCATGAGAGAGTCTGACATATTTGCAATAGTTTAATTGTTTAAATCAAACAGTTGAAAATTCATTCAAAAAAACACAAAATTTGAAAAATTATGGCTAAAGAAATATTATTTAACACATCTGCCCGTGAAAAGCTGAAGAAAGGCGTTGACGCTCTAGCTGATGCCGTAAAGGTGACCTTAGGACCAAAAGGTAGAAATGTAATCCTTGATAAAAAGTTTGGTGCACCAACTGTAACTAAAGACGGTGTATCTGTTGCAAAAGACATCGATTTGGAAGATGCAGTTGAAAATATGGGAGCTCAACTGGTAAAAGAAGTTGCCTCTAAAACTGCTGACGACGCCGGTGACGGTACTACAACAGCTACTGTATTAGCTCAGGCCATCTTTGCTCATGGTATTAAAAACGTAGCTGCAGGAGCTAACCCAATGGATCTTAAAAGAGGTATCGACAAAGCTGTTAACGCTGTTGTTGAAAACCTTAACAAGCAGTCAAAAACAATCAAAACCTCTAATGAAATTGCTCAGGTAGGTACTATTTCTGCCAACAATGATTCTGAAATTGGTGAAATGATTGCCAATGCAATGGAAAAAGTTGGTAAGGATGGTGTTATCACTGTTGAAGAAGCCAGAGGCACAGAAACCGAAGTTAAGACTGTAGAAGGTATGCAGTTTGACAGAGGTTATTTATCTCCTTACTTTGTTACCAACACTGAAAACATGGAAGCAGAGCTGGAGAACCCTTACGTACTGATCTGCGATAAAAAGATATCCTCAATGAAGGAGCTACTTCCTATCCTGGAAGCAAGCGCTCAAACAGGAAAACCTTTATTGATCATTGCTGAAGATGTAGATGGTGAAGCTCTTGCTACTTTAGTTGTAAACAAAATAAGAGGTGCACTGAAAATTGCAGCTGTTAAAGCTCCTGGTTTTGGTGACAGAAGAAAGGCAATGCTTGAGGATATCGCTGTTCTTACAGGTGGTACGGTAATCTCTGAAGAAAGAGGCTACAAGCTGGAAAACGCTACTCTTGACTACCTGGGTACTGCTGAAAAAATCAACATTGATAAGGATAACACTACAATCGTTAACGGTGCTGGTAAAAAAGAAGATATTCAGGCAAGAATTGCTCAGATTAAATCTCAGATCGAGAACACTACTTCAGATTATGATAAAGAAAAGCTTCAGGAAAGACTTGCCAAGCTTTCCGGAGGTGTAGCTATCCTCTACATTGGTGCTGCTACTGAAGTGGAAATGAAAGAGAAAAAAGACAGAGTAGATGATGCTTTGCATGCTACCAGAGCTGCCGTACAGGAAGGTGTTGTTGCTGGTGGTGGTGTAGCACTTATCAGAGCAATCGAAGTACTTGATGACGTAAAAACAAGCAACGAGGACCAAACTACTGGTGTTAATATCGTAAGATTGGCCCTTGAAGCTCCATTGAGAACTATAGTGCAGAATGCCGGTCTTGAAGGTTCTGTAATTGTACAGAAAATAAGAGAAGGTAAAGATGACTTTGGTTACAATGCCAGAGATAACAAATATGAGAACATGTTTGCCGCTGGTGTTATCGATCCTACTAAAGTTACGCGTCTGGCCCTGGAAAACGCTGCATCTATCGCAGGTTTACTATTAACTACAGAGGCTGTAGTAGCAGACCTTCCTGAAGAAGATGGTGGCGGACACCCTATGCCAGGTGGTGGCGGTATGCCAGGCATGATGTAATAATAAAACATCAGATCACAAATAAAAAGGCTTCGCAAATAGCGAAGCCTTTTTATTTAGCCATATTGAAATCATTTTAGGCTTTTACTGAGCTGATCAGTGCTCACCCTCCCCCTTTGACCACCACTAACTCAATGGGTAGTTTTAATATCTTTTTGAAATCTTCACCAGATTCCATCATATCTTCATCTTCCTCTTCATAATGCCAGAATACTTTCACATTATGATGTTCATTTACCTTCTCCAGCTTTCTGAGTATTTCTACAAGACATTTAGACGAGCTTGTATTAAAGTATTCAAGATTTACATGCAGCTTGGTTTCAGGTTGAGGTTTTTTCTCATATTCATCCAGCCATTCCAGCAAGGGTTTATAAAATTCAATAGAATTTTCAGGGATAGATCTGCCGGAAATTTCAAAATCACCATTCTGGGCATTAAAGTATAACCGTGGAGTTTTTGGTGAAGGAATTAATGTATAATTATCCATTATTAATGACTTGAATGTTTCAGATTAAATAAGTATCCTAATTTACGAATTTGCAAAGGTTACTTCTAAGGTAAAAAAAGAAAATTTCTCATCAATTTCCTCAAAGTTATATGACAATTTCCTTCCAGACTTTCTGGCCAGGTCAATCAGGCCAAGCCCCGCACCTCCGCCATGCGAAGGTATCCCGACATCTAAAATACCTCTGTATAGCTCTTTGAGCTCTTCATTGTTCAATGCGTTCACCATTTCAATCCTGGATCGGATACTAGCTATTTCACGAGTAAGCAAAAAGTTACCGGTTTTAATTTTATGTGTATTTTCGCATTCTAAAACGACAATGAATACCTCTGTCCTATCCTCAAGCACAGGGCTTTTTAAATAATTATATAGATTCTGTGTGATCTCTATCAGCAAATTGAAAAGTTTCTTTTGGAGGCCTTTTGATGAGTAATTGGCTGAGAGTAGCAGTTCAATACTTTTCAAAACTGTATTAAGGTCAGCAGTAGAAAGATTACCTAAGTAACTAAAGACTGTGCTATCCCTGGTGAGTTGCGCATAGCGCTGTTTAATATCAAACGTACTGATATTCATTAACTACAGTATAAGTTGTGAATATAACAATATTTTGTAGCAAAATATCCCGTAGTTCATTATTTATTATAAAAAAAGCTCAGAAATACATCTGAGCTTTTTATAAGTTTTTCTTTTTAGACCTCTACTTTGTCCTTTCTGGAGTAACCTTCCTCTTCAATAGCTACCTCGGGAGAAGCATCTTCGGCTCCATGGGTTAGCCTCTTTAGCGGTTTCAGTAAGGCTATAACCAGTGCACCAAACACTACACAAAAGATAGTTATTCCGGTAAATACTTCGAATTCTCCGGCACTGGTTGACAACTCTCCCAACTCTCCGGCCAGCTTGTTTCCAAATCCGGTAGCTGCAAAATAAAATCCCATCATAATAGACACATATTTTGCAGGTGCCAGCTTTGTTATGAATGACATGGCAACAGGCGAAGTACAAAGCTCTCCTATGGTGTGAAACATATAGGCGAAAATCAGCCAATACATAGCACTGCCATTGGTGCCCACTTCTTTCGTAGCAATGCTCATGAAGGTAAACCCAAGCCCCATTATAATAACGCCTATGGCCATCTTAAACAGTGAACTGGATTCCTTACCTTTCATTTTTCTATTATACCAGTAGAATGCAACCAGTGTACCTAAGGTAAATATGAAAAATGAATTAACGGATTGAAATACAGTTGCCGGAACCGTGTAAAAACCTTCAGGTGTTTCAGGATTGGGTACCGTAAACACCAGCATTCTTAGCAGTACAAAAGTTAGCAATAAGAACCCTGCACCAAAAAACCAAAATGTGCTGTTGGCCTTTTTTAACTTTGAATAGATGCCTCTTACCGTCAATCCTAGTATGGCAACTCCAAAGATTATATCAAGGTTTAGTATGGAGATCAGCCTGTCAGTTTTCTCACTCGCATAAAGATTCATCAATCCACCCGCTTGCTCGAAAGCACCCCAGAAAACAATTACGATAAGATAACTGAGAATAAGTACCACAACCCTGTCTCGCTCCTTGCCTTCCAGCTCTGAGAGCATAACAATAAAAAAGCCTACAAAAAATGATACACCCATTACCAGTAATCCGTATCCTATGGTGCCATTAAATAAGAGATAAGCTCCGGCTAAAAATACCACCACGTTTGCCACCAATGCCGCAACGTTGCCCATCAGCTTTGAAAGGTACGATGGTTCATTAGATTTTGATTCTGCCCCAAAAGTTTCCTCTCCCTTGTCGACCTCTCCTACGCCCTTAAGAAATCTGGTTCCCCATATGAACAATATCTGCCCTACAACCATACCTGCTCCGGCAAGCCCGAATCCAAAGTGCCAGTTTACATTTTCACCGAGTGGTCCAATGATCAACCCGGCCAAAAATGCACCAATATTAATACCTATATAAAAAATAGTAAATGCAATGTCCCTTCTTTCATCTTTCTGCTTGTAAAGCCCGCCTACCATTGTAGAAATATTGGGTTTTAACCCCCCAACACCCAGAACAATCAAGGTAATACCTGCATACCATGCCCAAACAGCCTCAATGGCCAAAATACCATGACCAATACAGAGCAGGATACCCCCAATAACGACCATCTTCTTTTGTCCGAAAACCTTATCTGCCAAAATACCTCCGGGAATGGAAGCTACATATACCATCATGGTATACCAACCGTATAGTTCAAGAGCTTTACTACTATCCCAGCCAAAGCCGGAGTTTTCGGCAGTTACAGACGCCGTAAGGAATAAAACAAACAGGGCGCGCATTCCGT
This region of Fulvivirga ulvae genomic DNA includes:
- a CDS encoding tetratricopeptide repeat protein, with the translated sequence MNKQRFIKILKDYHNIPGEDRNKLHDLAKNYPYSQVIHTLVAKANHDAKTEIAEQTLHYAAFYATDRHVLKEIIQEQPVLTAVAEAVEETASAEMVDNHHITVSPDVYDQDADKIRDAVLSDLENLRRSKASYMQWLEDTSPTEIKKGPAKAKKKSRGTETEKKSTAKKSSDTKAKEAKSSVKETKTSPEKKKKKTSRTKKKTTKEKAEKEPDAVIPKPSKRGPKRVAHDKQKEIIENFISKEPSITAKPLKTTENQPDLSEASTAFNEDLVSENLAQIFINQGKKSKAIDIYKKLIWKFPQKKAYFASRIEELQK
- the secG gene encoding preprotein translocase subunit SecG, with the translated sequence MFTLILSLIILTAVLLVLVILAQNSKGGGLSSQFGGAGASNMIGVKKTGDLLEKLTWGFAIAIFVLTLSTSFVLKEKQGPTDEFRDRAQEEGGALPSLDLGVEGDDAGSGENTGLEDISGESDSVE
- the groES gene encoding co-chaperone GroES, with product MSKVNIKPLADRVLVEAAAAEEKTASGIIIPDTAKEKPQKGKVIAVGNGKKDEPLTVKEGDEVLYGKYAGTEITVDGKEYLIMRESDIFAIV
- the groL gene encoding chaperonin GroEL (60 kDa chaperone family; promotes refolding of misfolded polypeptides especially under stressful conditions; forms two stacked rings of heptamers to form a barrel-shaped 14mer; ends can be capped by GroES; misfolded proteins enter the barrel where they are refolded when GroES binds), yielding MAKEILFNTSAREKLKKGVDALADAVKVTLGPKGRNVILDKKFGAPTVTKDGVSVAKDIDLEDAVENMGAQLVKEVASKTADDAGDGTTTATVLAQAIFAHGIKNVAAGANPMDLKRGIDKAVNAVVENLNKQSKTIKTSNEIAQVGTISANNDSEIGEMIANAMEKVGKDGVITVEEARGTETEVKTVEGMQFDRGYLSPYFVTNTENMEAELENPYVLICDKKISSMKELLPILEASAQTGKPLLIIAEDVDGEALATLVVNKIRGALKIAAVKAPGFGDRRKAMLEDIAVLTGGTVISEERGYKLENATLDYLGTAEKINIDKDNTTIVNGAGKKEDIQARIAQIKSQIENTTSDYDKEKLQERLAKLSGGVAILYIGAATEVEMKEKKDRVDDALHATRAAVQEGVVAGGGVALIRAIEVLDDVKTSNEDQTTGVNIVRLALEAPLRTIVQNAGLEGSVIVQKIREGKDDFGYNARDNKYENMFAAGVIDPTKVTRLALENAASIAGLLLTTEAVVADLPEEDGGGHPMPGGGGMPGMM
- a CDS encoding DUF1987 domain-containing protein — its product is MDNYTLIPSPKTPRLYFNAQNGDFEISGRSIPENSIEFYKPLLEWLDEYEKKPQPETKLHVNLEYFNTSSSKCLVEILRKLEKVNEHHNVKVFWHYEEEDEDMMESGEDFKKILKLPIELVVVKGGG
- a CDS encoding SiaB family protein kinase; translation: MNISTFDIKQRYAQLTRDSTVFSYLGNLSTADLNTVLKSIELLLSANYSSKGLQKKLFNLLIEITQNLYNYLKSPVLEDRTEVFIVVLECENTHKIKTGNFLLTREIASIRSRIEMVNALNNEELKELYRGILDVGIPSHGGGAGLGLIDLARKSGRKLSYNFEEIDEKFSFFTLEVTFANS
- a CDS encoding peptide MFS transporter encodes the protein MSNLSINHPDHAANGKQLFGHPVGLYILFFTELWERFSYYGMRALFVLFLTASVTAENSGFGWDSSKALELYGWYTMMVYVASIPGGILADKVFGQKKMVVIGGILLCIGHGILAIEAVWAWYAGITLIVLGVGGLKPNISTMVGGLYKQKDERRDIAFTIFYIGINIGAFLAGLIIGPLGENVNWHFGFGLAGAGMVVGQILFIWGTRFLKGVGEVDKGEETFGAESKSNEPSYLSKLMGNVAALVANVVVFLAGAYLLFNGTIGYGLLVMGVSFFVGFFIVMLSELEGKERDRVVVLILSYLIVIVFWGAFEQAGGLMNLYASEKTDRLISILNLDIIFGVAILGLTVRGIYSKLKKANSTFWFFGAGFLLLTFVLLRMLVFTVPNPETPEGFYTVPATVFQSVNSFFIFTLGTLVAFYWYNRKMKGKESSSLFKMAIGVIIMGLGFTFMSIATKEVGTNGSAMYWLIFAYMFHTIGELCTSPVAMSFITKLAPAKYVSIMMGFYFAATGFGNKLAGELGELSTSAGEFEVFTGITIFCVVFGALVIALLKPLKRLTHGAEDASPEVAIEEEGYSRKDKVEV